In a single window of the Bacillus mycoides genome:
- a CDS encoding ClpXP adapter SpxH family protein — translation MDKQEAKHINMPSPSTCEHKSVEAYLFIDPLCKDCWDIEPFIIKLWLEYGKYFSIRHIVTGKVDGANASSHKWNKPANIRFVWEKTTSLQGFSCDGKVHMQEASSTPYLVSMAIKAAELQGRKAGSKFLRKLQEYIFLENVSNPDCELLLTCAKDSGIDVEEFKKDLHSVSAKKAFQCDLKFTNEMHITEIPSLLFFHANSDEEGIKITGIYSYDVYVQLLKELVKCEIEPEPLPPLEALLEATQFISSKEISFIYDCPQQEIERELKKLQLKRKVQMIEVKCERYWKWIATEKDLV, via the coding sequence ATGGATAAGCAGGAAGCAAAGCATATAAATATGCCTTCTCCTTCCACATGCGAGCATAAATCTGTAGAAGCATATTTATTTATTGATCCACTTTGTAAAGATTGCTGGGATATCGAGCCATTTATTATTAAACTATGGCTTGAGTATGGGAAATACTTCTCTATTCGTCATATAGTAACAGGAAAAGTGGACGGGGCAAACGCTTCCTCACACAAATGGAATAAACCTGCTAATATTCGATTTGTGTGGGAAAAGACAACAAGTTTACAAGGTTTTTCATGTGATGGAAAAGTACATATGCAAGAGGCGTCGTCAACACCGTATTTAGTTTCGATGGCAATTAAGGCGGCGGAGTTGCAAGGCCGAAAAGCAGGTTCGAAGTTTTTGCGAAAACTCCAAGAATACATTTTTCTTGAAAATGTATCAAACCCTGACTGTGAATTATTGCTTACATGTGCTAAAGATAGTGGCATTGATGTAGAGGAATTTAAAAAAGACCTACACTCAGTTAGCGCAAAAAAAGCTTTCCAATGCGACCTAAAATTCACAAATGAGATGCATATTACAGAAATACCTTCCCTCCTATTTTTTCATGCAAATTCAGATGAGGAAGGTATTAAAATCACAGGGATTTATTCCTATGATGTATACGTACAGCTATTAAAAGAACTGGTAAAATGCGAAATTGAGCCAGAACCATTACCTCCTTTAGAAGCATTACTAGAAGCAACACAATTTATTTCTTCAAAGGAAATCTCTTTTATATATGACTGCCCTCAGCAAGAAATAGAGCGTGAACTAAAAAAATTACAACTAAAACGAAAAGTACAAATGATTGAAGTGAAGTGCGAGCGTTATTGGAAATGGATAGCAACAGAAAAAGACCTGGTGTAA
- the pepF gene encoding oligoendopeptidase F, translating to MSEQNKAKTLPDRNEIEEASTWRLEDIFQTDAEWEKEFQAIKELLPKLTEFKGKLGDSADNLLEALQYEDEISMRLGKLYTYAHMRYDQDTTNSVYQALNDRATNLYSQVSSSTAYIVPEILSISEDTLQTFLQENRELSVYEHALEEITRQRPHVLSEAEEALLAEASEVMSASSNTFGMLNNADLKFPSIKGEDGEEVEITHGRYIQFLESDDRRVREDAFKAVFETYGKFKNTFASTLSGAVKRNNFNARIRKYDSARQAALSNNNIPEAVYDQLVETVNDNLHLLHRYIDIRKRALGLDELHMYDLYTPLVQEVKMNVKYEEAQDLLLKSLNVLGDEYVEILKEAYENRWVDVYENKGKRSGAYSSGAYGTNPYILMNWHDNVNNLYTLAHEFGHSVHSYYTRKTQPHVYGDYSIFVAEVASTCNEALLNDYLLKTTEDKKERLYLLNHYLEGFRGTVFRQTMFAEFEHIIHKKVQEGHAVTPDMLTEIYYDLNKKYFGDALVIDKEIGLEWSRIPHFYYNYYVYQYATGFSAATALSKQILEEGQPAVERYINEFLKAGSSDYPIEVLKKAGVDMASPEPVKEALQVFEEKLNELEALLFEEK from the coding sequence ATGTCTGAACAAAATAAAGCAAAAACATTACCAGATCGCAATGAGATTGAAGAAGCAAGCACATGGCGATTAGAAGATATTTTCCAAACAGATGCAGAATGGGAAAAAGAATTCCAAGCTATTAAAGAGCTATTGCCAAAGTTAACTGAATTTAAAGGGAAGCTTGGCGACTCTGCAGACAATTTGCTTGAGGCATTGCAATATGAAGATGAAATTTCAATGCGATTAGGTAAGCTATATACATATGCACATATGCGTTACGATCAAGATACAACAAACTCTGTGTATCAAGCACTGAATGATCGCGCAACAAATTTATACTCACAAGTATCTAGTAGCACAGCGTATATCGTACCTGAAATTTTATCTATTTCAGAAGATACATTGCAAACATTTTTACAAGAAAATCGAGAACTAAGTGTATATGAGCATGCATTAGAAGAAATTACACGTCAACGCCCGCACGTATTATCTGAGGCAGAGGAAGCGTTATTAGCAGAAGCATCTGAAGTGATGAGTGCATCAAGTAATACATTCGGTATGTTGAATAATGCGGATTTGAAATTCCCATCTATTAAAGGTGAGGATGGAGAAGAGGTAGAAATAACACATGGCCGTTACATTCAGTTTTTAGAAAGTGATGATCGTCGTGTTCGCGAAGATGCATTCAAAGCTGTATTTGAAACGTATGGGAAATTTAAGAACACATTTGCAAGTACGTTAAGCGGGGCAGTGAAACGTAATAATTTCAATGCACGTATTCGTAAATATGACTCTGCTCGCCAAGCAGCATTAAGCAATAATAATATTCCTGAAGCAGTATACGATCAACTCGTTGAAACGGTAAATGACAACTTACATTTATTACACCGTTACATTGATATTCGTAAGCGTGCACTAGGACTTGATGAGCTTCATATGTACGATTTATATACACCACTTGTACAAGAAGTGAAAATGAATGTGAAGTATGAAGAAGCGCAAGACCTGTTATTAAAATCTTTAAACGTACTTGGTGATGAATATGTTGAAATTTTAAAAGAAGCATATGAAAATCGCTGGGTAGATGTGTACGAGAATAAAGGCAAACGAAGCGGAGCATATTCATCTGGTGCATACGGAACAAATCCGTATATTTTAATGAACTGGCATGATAATGTAAATAATTTATATACACTTGCTCATGAGTTTGGCCATTCGGTGCATAGTTATTACACAAGAAAGACACAGCCACACGTATACGGTGATTATTCAATCTTCGTTGCAGAGGTAGCATCAACTTGTAATGAAGCGCTTCTAAATGATTATTTATTAAAAACGACAGAAGATAAAAAAGAGCGTCTATATTTATTAAATCATTATTTAGAAGGATTCCGTGGTACTGTATTCCGTCAAACAATGTTTGCAGAGTTCGAGCATATCATTCATAAAAAAGTACAAGAAGGACATGCGGTTACGCCAGATATGTTAACGGAGATCTACTACGATTTAAATAAGAAATATTTCGGGGATGCTTTAGTAATCGATAAAGAAATCGGTTTAGAATGGTCTCGTATTCCGCACTTCTATTACAACTATTACGTATATCAATACGCAACAGGATTTAGTGCAGCGACTGCGTTATCTAAACAAATTTTAGAAGAAGGGCAACCAGCAGTAGAACGTTACATTAACGAATTCTTAAAAGCGGGAAGCTCCGATTATCCAATTGAAGTGTTGAAAAAAGCAGGAGTTGATATGGCATCTCCTGAACCAGTGAAAGAGGCACTTCAAGTATTTGAAGAGAAATTAAATGAATTAGAAGCGTTATTATTTGAAGAAAAGTAA
- a CDS encoding competence protein CoiA, whose amino-acid sequence MFIARRENGEKIHLLYNRDEERLREMRKREKFFCTACGKEVQMKLGTQKSWHFAHKKVDSCLTFYEAESMYHMHGKELLYRWLKHQDFHVDIEHYLPVIKQRPDIYVERADRKIAIEYQCANLSVEQLSKRTYSYWQAGIQVIWIIGGNQLKKQSAYWMKFSSLLAFSLQSYPQPFLIFFCPKQKSFMKCAFITPFSTNVSFSHTIYLPTDTTTVDMLFSSVPFQKEVLGQEWKRKKNHFRQNALSIWNYNHKSLLRLLYQYKCTPASFPSEIGVPLPSAFAFQTNPFTWQAFLYMKCIGELAVGNCISLQYVCSYVKKNTEMRLLPYFSQHIWKVAVTEYMTFLCFVGVLHKVGTYTYRKMRNIVMLQAEEEVRKYDEICLTYALSLFETKFNMREEKGDIIKNEREGIT is encoded by the coding sequence ATGTTTATTGCAAGGAGAGAAAACGGAGAGAAAATTCATCTATTATATAACCGGGATGAAGAGCGTTTACGCGAAATGCGTAAACGAGAAAAATTCTTTTGTACAGCTTGCGGAAAAGAAGTGCAAATGAAATTAGGAACACAAAAGAGCTGGCATTTTGCTCATAAGAAAGTGGATTCATGTCTTACTTTTTATGAAGCAGAATCTATGTATCATATGCACGGTAAAGAATTGTTATATAGATGGTTAAAACATCAAGATTTTCATGTCGATATAGAGCATTATCTGCCAGTAATCAAGCAACGGCCAGATATTTACGTAGAGAGAGCGGATCGAAAAATTGCGATTGAATATCAATGTGCAAATCTCTCCGTAGAGCAGCTTTCTAAACGAACATACTCGTATTGGCAAGCTGGTATACAGGTCATCTGGATCATTGGTGGAAATCAATTAAAAAAGCAATCTGCATATTGGATGAAATTTTCCTCACTTCTGGCTTTCTCCTTACAATCTTATCCTCAGCCATTTCTTATTTTCTTCTGTCCGAAACAAAAATCGTTTATGAAATGCGCATTTATCACTCCGTTTTCTACAAATGTCTCTTTCTCACATACTATTTATTTACCAACTGATACGACTACTGTTGACATGCTCTTTTCCTCTGTTCCTTTCCAAAAAGAGGTATTAGGACAAGAATGGAAGAGAAAAAAGAACCATTTTCGGCAAAACGCTCTATCTATCTGGAATTATAATCATAAGTCACTACTCCGCCTCTTATATCAATATAAATGTACCCCAGCGAGCTTTCCTTCTGAAATCGGTGTTCCGCTCCCATCCGCGTTTGCTTTTCAAACAAATCCATTTACATGGCAAGCTTTTCTATACATGAAGTGTATAGGTGAGCTTGCGGTAGGGAATTGTATTTCCCTTCAATATGTGTGTAGTTATGTAAAAAAAAATACGGAAATGCGCTTACTTCCGTACTTTTCACAACATATATGGAAAGTAGCGGTTACTGAATATATGACTTTTTTATGTTTTGTAGGCGTGTTGCATAAAGTAGGGACTTATACGTACCGAAAAATGAGGAATATAGTTATGTTACAGGCGGAGGAGGAAGTTAGGAAATATGATGAGATTTGCCTAACTTATGCGCTATCTCTATTTGAGACAAAGTTCAACATGAGAGAAGAAAAAGGGGATATAATAAAGAATGAACGTGAAGGAATTACATAA
- a CDS encoding cardiolipin synthase: MKNTLKLLFFFLLLFALFVSLRMFIDVAFYSDVIGIKDVSILGIISILFTVSAFLIGCVIFLENRHPSKTLTWLIVLGIFPVFGFFAYLLFGQNFRRKRMFQKKALLDEQAFLQYKGHEDYEERILRNHKHQELLFRLADRLGALNISFQTETRTLTNGDETFQAILDGLNRAKHHIHMEYYIVRDDKLGTEIKDILIKKSKEGVVVRFLYDAVGSFKLSNSYIEELNDAGVEMIPFFPVRFPILNDKINYRNHRKIIIIDGNEGFVGGLNIGDEYLGKDKYFGFWRDTHLYLRGEAVQSLQLIFLQDWFYMTGEAVLAPEYLQAEAVEGDHWGGVQLVGGGPDNKWETIKHLYFAMIASARKSIWIATPYFIPDDDILSALKVAALAGIDVRLLMPSKPDKRTVFYASRSYFPELLDAGVKIYEYEKGFLHSKVVIVDSDLASIGTANMDMRSFHLNFEVNAFLYDTGSIRKLVQDFKDDLEESSEIHVDRFHKRRLHRRIVESTYRLLSPLL, translated from the coding sequence ATGAAAAACACGTTAAAACTACTTTTCTTTTTTCTACTATTGTTCGCATTATTTGTTTCATTACGCATGTTTATTGATGTAGCATTTTATTCGGATGTCATTGGGATAAAGGATGTTTCTATTTTAGGTATTATTAGTATTTTATTTACGGTTTCCGCATTTTTAATTGGATGTGTTATTTTCTTAGAAAACCGCCATCCGTCTAAAACACTTACGTGGTTAATCGTACTAGGTATTTTTCCGGTGTTCGGTTTCTTTGCTTATCTTTTATTTGGACAAAATTTTCGTAGAAAAAGAATGTTCCAAAAGAAGGCATTACTCGATGAACAGGCATTTTTACAATATAAGGGACACGAAGATTACGAAGAACGGATTTTACGAAATCATAAGCATCAAGAATTGTTATTTCGTTTAGCAGATCGACTAGGTGCTTTAAATATTTCATTTCAAACTGAAACGAGGACATTAACAAATGGAGACGAAACGTTTCAGGCAATTTTAGATGGGTTAAATCGAGCGAAACACCACATTCATATGGAGTATTACATTGTGCGTGATGACAAGCTCGGTACAGAAATTAAAGATATTTTAATAAAAAAATCAAAAGAAGGCGTTGTCGTTCGTTTTTTATACGACGCGGTTGGAAGCTTTAAATTATCAAATTCGTATATTGAAGAATTGAATGATGCAGGAGTAGAAATGATTCCATTTTTCCCTGTGCGCTTTCCAATTTTAAACGATAAAATTAATTATCGAAACCACCGAAAAATCATTATTATAGATGGAAATGAAGGGTTTGTAGGTGGATTAAATATTGGTGATGAGTATTTAGGGAAGGATAAATATTTCGGTTTTTGGCGAGACACGCATTTATATTTACGCGGTGAAGCAGTTCAAAGTTTACAGCTAATTTTCCTTCAAGACTGGTTTTATATGACTGGTGAGGCGGTATTAGCACCTGAATATTTACAAGCGGAAGCAGTTGAGGGTGATCATTGGGGCGGAGTCCAACTTGTTGGAGGTGGACCGGATAATAAATGGGAAACAATTAAACATTTATATTTTGCAATGATTGCTTCAGCTAGGAAATCGATTTGGATTGCAACACCATACTTTATCCCAGATGATGATATTTTATCTGCATTAAAAGTAGCTGCACTTGCTGGTATTGATGTTCGTTTGTTAATGCCAAGTAAGCCAGATAAGCGGACTGTCTTTTATGCATCAAGATCGTACTTTCCGGAGTTATTAGATGCAGGAGTAAAAATATATGAATATGAAAAAGGTTTTCTTCATAGTAAAGTTGTCATCGTGGATTCTGATCTCGCATCAATTGGGACAGCTAATATGGATATGAGAAGTTTTCATTTAAACTTTGAAGTAAATGCCTTTTTATATGATACAGGTAGCATTCGAAAGCTCGTTCAAGATTTTAAAGACGATTTAGAAGAATCCAGTGAAATTCATGTTGACCGATTTCATAAGAGACGTCTTCATAGGCGGATTGTTGAATCGACGTATCGGTTATTATCACCTTTATTATAG
- the mecA gene encoding adaptor protein MecA, whose product MDIERINDHTMKFFITYIDIEDRGFNREEIWYDRERSEELFWEMMDEARDHDDFFIDGPLWIQVQAVDKGIEVLVTKAELSKDGQKLELPIGVDKIIDIPLDEGIESLFQQELVEEVEEQVGTNFNEDGTFGFLIKFNDFEDVISLSHRLIFEDIKDELHSFEDRYYVYVEFDEVLHDEEEIDRILSIVLEYGEESTLTIHRVSEYGKQVVKERALETIRNNFPPKM is encoded by the coding sequence TTGGATATTGAAAGAATTAATGACCATACGATGAAATTTTTTATTACGTACATTGATATAGAGGATAGAGGGTTTAATCGTGAAGAAATTTGGTATGATCGCGAACGAAGTGAAGAGCTCTTTTGGGAGATGATGGACGAAGCTCGTGATCATGATGATTTCTTTATCGATGGGCCGTTATGGATCCAAGTGCAAGCAGTCGATAAAGGGATTGAAGTACTTGTAACGAAAGCGGAGCTTTCAAAGGATGGACAAAAGCTGGAACTACCAATAGGTGTAGACAAAATTATAGACATTCCTCTAGATGAAGGCATCGAATCATTATTCCAGCAAGAATTAGTGGAAGAGGTAGAAGAACAAGTAGGAACAAACTTTAATGAAGATGGTACGTTTGGCTTTTTAATTAAGTTTAATGATTTTGAAGATGTTATTTCATTAAGTCATCGTCTTATCTTTGAAGATATAAAAGATGAATTACATTCATTTGAGGACCGATATTATGTATATGTGGAATTCGATGAAGTGCTACATGATGAAGAAGAAATTGATCGTATTTTAAGTATTGTTTTAGAATATGGAGAAGAATCTACTTTAACGATTCACCGTGTAAGTGAGTATGGGAAACAGGTTGTGAAAGAGCGTGCGCTTGAGACAATTCGCAACAATTTCCCTCCTAAAATGTAG
- a CDS encoding TerC family protein produces the protein MDLEFLTSVLLIVGIDVVLGGDNAIVIALASRNLPEAKRNKAILIGTMLAIVLRILLTILAVYLLDIPFLQLTGGILLTLIAVNLLTDNNNDLSSIKGKTTLFQAVRTIVFADLVMGFDNVIAIAGAAHGRLSLVIIGLFISIPIIIWGSKLILILMERFPFLIYCGAAVLAYTAGKMITHEDRLATFFHHNPSFATSIPYLFIFTILCIGFIVQQVRLRNVKQ, from the coding sequence ATGGACTTAGAGTTTTTAACATCTGTACTACTGATTGTCGGTATCGATGTTGTACTAGGTGGCGATAACGCAATTGTCATCGCACTAGCTAGCCGAAATTTACCTGAAGCAAAACGAAATAAAGCCATTTTGATTGGTACTATGTTAGCAATTGTGCTACGAATTCTCCTCACGATACTAGCTGTCTATTTACTTGATATCCCATTTTTACAACTCACCGGCGGAATTTTACTTACATTAATTGCGGTCAATTTACTCACTGATAATAACAACGATCTTTCTTCTATCAAAGGAAAAACGACTTTATTCCAAGCTGTGCGTACAATTGTATTCGCGGATCTCGTTATGGGGTTTGACAATGTTATTGCCATTGCAGGAGCAGCTCACGGAAGACTTTCACTCGTAATTATCGGTTTATTCATTTCTATCCCGATTATCATTTGGGGAAGCAAACTTATTTTAATACTCATGGAACGCTTTCCATTTCTCATTTATTGCGGAGCAGCAGTTCTCGCCTATACAGCAGGAAAAATGATTACACATGAAGACAGACTTGCAACGTTTTTTCATCATAATCCTAGTTTTGCCACAAGTATCCCTTATTTGTTCATTTTCACCATTTTATGCATAGGCTTTATCGTTCAACAAGTGCGATTACGTAATGTTAAACAGTAA
- the spx gene encoding transcriptional regulator Spx gives MVTLYSSPSCTSCRKAKLWLEENHIPYTERNIFSDPLTIDEIKEILRMTESGTDEIISTRSKVFQELNVNLESLPLQDLYKMIRDYPGILRRPIMIDEKRLQVGYNEDEIRRFLPRTVRTFQLREAQRLVN, from the coding sequence ATGGTAACATTATATAGTTCTCCAAGCTGTACGTCTTGTAGAAAGGCGAAATTATGGCTAGAGGAAAATCATATTCCTTATACAGAACGTAATATTTTCTCAGATCCATTAACGATTGATGAGATTAAAGAGATTTTACGTATGACAGAAAGCGGAACGGATGAGATTATTTCTACTCGTTCAAAAGTTTTCCAAGAATTGAATGTGAACTTAGAGTCTTTACCACTTCAAGATTTATATAAGATGATTCGTGACTATCCAGGTATTTTACGTCGTCCAATTATGATTGACGAAAAACGCCTTCAAGTAGGTTACAACGAAGATGAAATCCGTCGTTTCTTACCACGTACAGTAAGAACGTTCCAATTACGTGAAGCACAGCGTCTTGTAAATTAA
- a CDS encoding peptide ABC transporter substrate-binding protein produces the protein MKKKIPVFVASTVAMSMILGACGYQKDEPQANAKGDSGKSGAKQVINLIETQEIPTMDPALSADAVSSKVMNNTMEGLYRLGKDDKLVPGVAKEFQKSEDGKKYTFKLREDAKWSNGEPVTAKDFVYAWQRAINPDTAAKSAYIMYDIKNAEKINKKEMSPDQLGVKAIDDHTLEVELDNSIPYLVDLMVYPIFYPVNEKYVKEQGAKFGLEANTTLYNGPFTLSDWQHERSFKMTKSSSYWDNKEVKLEEVNFNIVKDTSTPINLYETNAVDRATLLAEFIDKYKGKPDFKTVEDTSVFFLRLNQKDPALANKNIRKAISLGFDRKPFVDTLLNNGSKPATGLIPDNFIKGPDKKDFRVENGDIVKPNVKEAKKYWEAGKKELGKNEIELELLNEDVELSKKTGEYLKGELEKNLPGLTVKIKQQPFAQKLKLEDAGDFVMSFSGWSADFPDPVTYLDMFVTDGAQNKMKYSNPKYDEIIMKAKKDGSDVNARWKNLLEAEKMLLDDAAIVPVYQRGRAYLQRETIKDMYNHKYGGEVSFKWASVGK, from the coding sequence ATGAAAAAAAAGATACCAGTTTTTGTAGCATCAACAGTAGCAATGAGCATGATTTTAGGGGCATGTGGCTACCAAAAAGATGAACCGCAAGCGAACGCAAAAGGGGATAGCGGGAAAAGCGGTGCGAAGCAAGTTATTAACTTAATTGAAACACAAGAAATTCCAACGATGGACCCAGCGTTATCAGCTGATGCAGTTTCTTCAAAAGTAATGAACAATACGATGGAAGGCCTATACCGCCTTGGGAAAGACGATAAATTAGTTCCAGGTGTAGCGAAGGAATTCCAAAAGTCAGAAGACGGTAAAAAGTATACATTTAAATTACGTGAAGATGCAAAATGGTCAAATGGTGAACCTGTAACGGCGAAAGATTTCGTGTATGCATGGCAAAGAGCAATTAATCCAGATACAGCTGCGAAATCGGCGTACATTATGTACGATATAAAAAATGCTGAGAAAATTAATAAAAAAGAGATGAGTCCAGACCAATTAGGTGTAAAAGCGATTGATGATCATACACTAGAAGTAGAATTAGATAATTCTATTCCATATCTTGTTGATTTAATGGTCTATCCGATCTTCTATCCTGTTAATGAAAAGTATGTGAAAGAGCAAGGGGCGAAGTTTGGTTTAGAAGCAAATACAACACTTTATAACGGACCATTTACATTAAGTGATTGGCAACATGAACGTAGCTTCAAAATGACAAAGAGCTCATCATATTGGGACAATAAAGAAGTGAAGCTTGAGGAAGTAAACTTTAATATTGTAAAAGATACGTCTACGCCAATTAATTTATATGAAACAAACGCAGTCGATCGAGCGACGTTATTAGCAGAGTTCATCGATAAATATAAAGGAAAACCAGATTTCAAAACGGTAGAAGATACATCTGTATTCTTCCTTCGCTTAAATCAAAAAGACCCAGCTTTAGCAAATAAAAATATTCGTAAAGCAATTTCTCTTGGTTTTGACCGTAAACCATTCGTTGATACATTATTAAATAACGGTTCTAAGCCAGCGACGGGATTAATTCCTGACAATTTCATTAAAGGACCGGATAAAAAAGATTTCCGTGTTGAAAATGGAGATATTGTAAAACCAAATGTAAAAGAAGCGAAAAAGTATTGGGAAGCTGGTAAAAAAGAGCTTGGTAAAAACGAAATTGAATTAGAGCTATTAAATGAAGACGTTGAATTATCGAAGAAAACTGGTGAATATTTAAAAGGTGAGTTAGAAAAGAATTTACCAGGTTTAACAGTGAAAATTAAACAACAACCATTCGCGCAAAAACTAAAATTAGAAGATGCGGGCGACTTTGTAATGTCATTCTCTGGATGGAGTGCAGACTTCCCAGATCCAGTTACATATCTTGATATGTTCGTAACTGATGGGGCACAAAATAAAATGAAGTATTCTAATCCGAAGTACGATGAGATTATTATGAAAGCGAAGAAAGATGGAAGCGACGTAAATGCTCGTTGGAAAAACTTACTTGAAGCAGAAAAAATGTTACTTGATGACGCTGCGATTGTTCCAGTATATCAACGTGGTAGAGCATATTTACAAAGAGAAACAATTAAAGATATGTACAACCATAAGTATGGTGGCGAAGTAAGCTTCAAATGGGCATCAGTAGGAAAATAA
- a CDS encoding MATE family efflux transporter: MLRYTLLKIDIGKEGTDMTAIRSKNGPTEKLSLFLLTWPIFLEVFLFMLMGIADTFMLSALSDDAVSGVGAANQYLHIAILVLEVIGNGAAIVVSQYLGSKRFMEASKISALAVTLNLVVGLIISAGFLLFSKHMMMAMNLQGDVLTYAQSYLSIVGGAIFLQAIINSLAAIIRVHGFTKQAMFVSLGMNIIHIAGNYVLIFGKFGFPELGVQGAAISSAVSRLIALIVFFWLLYRVMEYRVKLQYYFTLSKEYVGKILKIGIPSAFEQVMYQACQIVFLYYATYLGTESLAARQYATNISMFTYLFAIAIGMGTAIIVGRLVGGNEKDEAYTRVWKSVQWAIGVTLFMVMLVVTFRTQLMGLFTDNPHIIALGASVLLLSVLLETGRTMNIVIINSLRAAGDAKYPVLIGAFSMVLMSLPLGYFFAFHLDMGLVGIWLAIAIDEWTRAIIMFFRWRSRSWESYALVKPDEQDKSVSVQAQ; the protein is encoded by the coding sequence GTGTTACGATACACTTTGCTAAAAATAGATATCGGTAAAGAGGGGACGGACATGACAGCAATTCGCTCAAAAAACGGGCCAACAGAGAAATTAAGTTTATTCTTATTAACATGGCCTATTTTTCTAGAAGTTTTTCTTTTTATGCTGATGGGGATCGCTGATACTTTCATGTTAAGTGCATTATCAGACGATGCTGTATCTGGGGTTGGTGCAGCGAATCAATACCTTCATATCGCGATTTTAGTACTAGAAGTCATAGGAAATGGTGCAGCTATCGTTGTATCCCAATACCTCGGTTCTAAACGCTTTATGGAAGCATCAAAAATATCAGCATTAGCCGTCACATTAAATTTAGTGGTCGGACTCATTATAAGCGCTGGTTTTCTTTTATTTTCAAAACATATGATGATGGCAATGAATTTACAAGGCGATGTACTAACGTATGCACAAAGCTATCTATCCATCGTCGGAGGAGCTATTTTCCTTCAAGCTATTATTAACTCATTAGCCGCAATTATCCGCGTTCACGGCTTTACAAAGCAAGCGATGTTTGTTTCGCTTGGAATGAATATTATTCATATCGCCGGAAACTACGTACTTATTTTCGGGAAATTCGGTTTCCCTGAACTTGGTGTGCAAGGAGCCGCGATTTCTTCCGCTGTCAGCCGGTTAATCGCACTTATCGTTTTCTTCTGGTTACTGTACCGCGTTATGGAATACCGTGTGAAATTACAATATTACTTCACTTTATCAAAAGAATACGTTGGCAAAATTTTAAAGATCGGCATTCCATCTGCATTCGAACAAGTCATGTATCAAGCTTGTCAAATTGTCTTCTTATATTACGCAACATACTTAGGTACGGAATCGTTAGCTGCAAGACAATACGCTACTAACATTTCCATGTTCACTTATTTATTCGCCATTGCTATCGGTATGGGAACAGCTATTATCGTTGGACGCCTAGTTGGCGGAAATGAAAAGGATGAAGCTTACACACGCGTATGGAAAAGTGTACAATGGGCGATTGGTGTAACTTTATTTATGGTCATGCTCGTTGTTACATTCCGCACACAATTAATGGGACTATTTACGGATAATCCTCATATTATCGCTCTAGGGGCAAGCGTTCTTTTACTAAGTGTACTACTTGAAACAGGACGGACGATGAACATCGTCATCATTAATTCACTTCGTGCAGCTGGCGATGCAAAATACCCTGTTTTAATCGGCGCATTCTCCATGGTGTTAATGAGCTTACCACTCGGTTACTTTTTCGCCTTCCATTTAGACATGGGGCTCGTTGGTATTTGGCTAGCGATCGCTATCGATGAATGGACGCGGGCGATTATTATGTTCTTCCGATGGAGAAGTAGATCGTGGGAAAGTTATGCACTTGTTAAACCTGATGAGCAAGATAAGAGCGTTTCTGTTCAAGCGCAATAA